A part of Lacinutrix sp. 5H-3-7-4 genomic DNA contains:
- a CDS encoding DEAD/DEAH box helicase has product MSFKDLKLNRPLLRAIAEKGYDNPTLIQERTIPLVLNKKDVIASAQTGTGKTAAFALPILQLLYDKQDAAKNQKKVRALIISPTRELAIQIQENFQDYLIYTNLRSTVIFGGASIEPQKDVLRKGVDILIATPGRLLDLHKQDEVNLDYVETLVLDEADLMLDMGFIDDVKKIERLCPAEKQILLFSATMPYKVEQLAKTILNNPKRVEVSQNSSTSTNINQALYYVPKPKKIELCLHLLRNTVKGKIIIFRRTKYGVDKLEKTLLRNNYKADSIHGDKSQTLRQEALNRFKKNEVNILIATDVAARGIDIENVDAVINFDMPNVPETYVHRIGRTGRAGNTGMAYSFCSADEKEYIKTIQQLINLQLDIVEDHPYPLDPKAKPQVHKKQGSKYKKGRKSEASKKKKKRWY; this is encoded by the coding sequence ATGTCATTTAAAGATTTAAAACTTAACAGACCATTATTACGTGCCATTGCCGAAAAAGGTTATGATAACCCAACCTTAATTCAAGAGCGTACAATACCTTTAGTTTTAAATAAAAAAGACGTCATTGCCTCTGCTCAAACCGGTACCGGAAAAACAGCAGCTTTTGCATTACCTATACTACAGTTGCTTTACGATAAACAAGATGCTGCCAAAAATCAAAAAAAAGTTCGTGCTTTAATTATAAGCCCTACACGAGAATTAGCAATACAAATTCAAGAAAATTTTCAAGACTATTTAATATATACTAACCTACGTTCTACAGTTATTTTTGGAGGTGCGTCCATAGAACCACAAAAAGATGTTTTAAGAAAAGGCGTAGATATTTTAATAGCTACTCCTGGTAGATTATTAGATTTACACAAACAAGATGAAGTAAATTTAGACTATGTTGAAACCTTAGTTTTAGACGAAGCAGATTTAATGCTTGATATGGGTTTTATAGACGATGTTAAAAAAATTGAAAGACTTTGTCCTGCAGAAAAACAAATCCTTCTGTTTTCAGCAACAATGCCATATAAGGTTGAACAATTAGCAAAAACCATTTTAAACAACCCAAAACGTGTTGAAGTATCCCAGAATTCATCAACTTCAACAAACATAAATCAAGCACTTTATTACGTACCAAAACCTAAAAAAATAGAATTATGTTTACACCTATTACGTAATACAGTAAAAGGTAAAATAATTATTTTTAGACGCACAAAATATGGTGTAGATAAACTTGAAAAAACGCTTTTAAGAAACAATTATAAAGCCGATAGTATTCATGGTGATAAAAGCCAAACCTTAAGACAAGAAGCTTTAAATAGATTCAAGAAAAATGAGGTTAATATTTTAATAGCTACAGATGTTGCTGCGCGTGGTATAGATATAGAAAATGTAGATGCAGTAATCAATTTTGATATGCCAAACGTACCAGAAACTTACGTACATAGAATTGGTAGAACCGGAAGAGCTGGAAATACTGGTATGGCGTATTCATTTTGTTCTGCAGATGAAAAAGAGTATATAAAAACCATACAACAACTTATTAATTTACAATTAGATATTGTAGAAGATCATCCATATCCTTTAGATCCTAAAGCAAAACCTCAAGTTCACAAAAAACAAGGTTCTAAATATAAAAAAGGAAGAAAAAGTGAAGCTTCAAAAAAGAAGAAAAAACGTTGGTATTAA
- a CDS encoding FUSC family membrane protein, translating to MQNKLKTHLITTELFLKGSSFYRGIVLTVAIVLPLAILNITNLFEFAPAIALGTFLNAPSDVPGSLRRKINGILISILLTLLVSFIVFVTKPYFILLLIAIAIISFLVSLISVYGFRASLISFSGLLAIVLTLAVEKTDIKAIVLHVGLLGVGGLWYLIVSLLSNWLFPKKDDDQLLSDTLQLTGEFLKIRAKLLTKQNKREKNAKKALILQTQISEKHETLRESLLEGRKRSGRSFSNERRLLIFISLVDIFELALANSLDYSKIDSIFGLHKSHLIVFKKMNKVLGNHLIALSELLIKKGKLPNLEQLNKTFEKTETAIQDYVDVVTLPEARDGAIALRNLQDYQKQLLQEVKAIRRVLKKVKDNTKASLKIKTSQQFLTSQDYRFNILLQHFSLKSPMLRHALRLSIAIVFGFLLGSLLDLKNAYWIVLTIIVIMRPNYGLTKERSKNRIIGTLIGAVIAIIIILITKNTTVYMILAVVSLTFAFSLIQQSYKAGAAFITLNIVFVYSLIDPNAFSVIQYRVIDTIIGATIAIVANYLVFPSWEYKNLDAVIVGVITSNGKYLQATKALYHNKEENNLNYKISRKEAFLAMSNLNAAFQRVTQDPKSKQKESALIYDMVTLNHTILSAIASIGSYILNHKTTSASKEFDTITESIFNTLNNTASKLENNKITKLTTEKETAQAHKRLQQHYENLSQKRDMAIEAGQTQIDNKALLNLQEAHLISNQLLWLKTLSTNLTNAAKKYKSVFN from the coding sequence TTAAATATTACCAATTTATTTGAATTTGCTCCAGCTATTGCACTTGGAACATTTTTAAATGCACCAAGCGATGTTCCTGGTAGTTTAAGGCGTAAAATTAATGGTATACTTATAAGTATTCTTTTAACCCTTTTAGTATCATTTATAGTTTTTGTTACAAAACCCTATTTCATATTATTATTAATAGCAATTGCAATTATTAGTTTTTTAGTAAGCCTAATTTCTGTTTATGGCTTTAGAGCATCTTTAATTTCATTTTCTGGCCTACTGGCAATTGTTTTAACATTAGCTGTAGAAAAAACTGATATTAAAGCTATAGTATTACATGTTGGTTTACTTGGTGTTGGCGGACTTTGGTATTTAATTGTTTCACTACTATCTAACTGGTTATTTCCTAAAAAGGATGATGATCAACTACTATCAGACACATTACAACTTACAGGAGAATTTTTAAAAATAAGAGCCAAGTTACTTACCAAACAAAACAAACGAGAAAAAAACGCCAAAAAGGCACTTATATTACAAACACAAATTAGCGAAAAACACGAAACATTGCGTGAATCGCTATTAGAAGGAAGAAAACGTTCTGGTAGATCATTTTCTAATGAGCGTAGGCTTTTAATATTTATTTCACTAGTGGATATTTTTGAGTTAGCTCTAGCAAATTCTTTAGATTACTCAAAAATAGATTCCATATTTGGTTTACATAAATCACATTTAATAGTTTTTAAAAAAATGAATAAAGTTTTAGGCAATCACTTAATTGCTTTATCTGAACTTTTAATAAAAAAAGGAAAACTTCCAAACTTAGAACAATTAAACAAAACATTTGAAAAAACAGAAACTGCAATTCAAGATTATGTAGATGTAGTTACTTTACCAGAAGCTAGAGATGGCGCAATAGCATTAAGAAACCTTCAAGATTACCAAAAACAACTCTTACAAGAAGTAAAAGCTATTAGACGTGTACTTAAAAAAGTAAAAGACAACACTAAAGCATCTTTAAAAATTAAAACCTCTCAACAGTTTTTAACCTCTCAAGATTATAGATTTAATATTCTATTACAACATTTTAGCTTAAAATCACCAATGCTAAGGCATGCTTTAAGACTATCAATCGCTATTGTCTTTGGCTTTTTATTAGGTAGCTTATTAGATTTAAAAAATGCTTATTGGATTGTACTTACCATAATAGTTATAATGAGACCCAATTATGGTTTAACAAAAGAACGCTCTAAAAACCGTATTATAGGTACGTTAATTGGCGCTGTTATAGCAATAATTATTATTTTAATTACTAAAAACACTACAGTTTACATGATTTTAGCTGTAGTATCTTTAACTTTTGCCTTCTCGTTAATACAGCAAAGCTATAAAGCAGGCGCAGCTTTTATTACTTTAAATATTGTATTTGTTTATTCTTTAATAGACCCTAATGCATTTTCGGTTATTCAATATAGAGTAATAGATACTATTATTGGAGCAACTATTGCTATAGTTGCAAACTATCTGGTTTTTCCAAGTTGGGAATATAAAAATCTAGATGCCGTAATTGTTGGCGTAATAACTTCAAACGGAAAATACCTACAAGCCACTAAAGCATTATACCACAATAAAGAAGAAAATAATTTAAATTATAAAATTTCTAGAAAGGAAGCATTTTTAGCTATGAGTAATTTAAACGCTGCTTTTCAACGCGTTACACAAGATCCAAAATCCAAACAAAAAGAATCGGCTTTAATTTACGACATGGTAACTTTAAACCATACTATTTTATCTGCAATTGCTTCAATTGGAAGTTATATACTTAACCATAAAACTACTTCTGCTTCTAAAGAATTTGACACCATTACAGAGAGTATTTTTAACACATTAAACAATACAGCTTCAAAATTAGAAAACAACAAAATAACAAAGCTTACAACAGAAAAAGAAACTGCCCAAGCACATAAAAGACTTCAGCAACATTACGAGAATTTATCTCAAAAAAGAGATATGGCTATAGAAGCTGGACAAACGCAAATAGATAATAAAGCACTACTAAACCTTCAAGAAGCACATTTAATAAGCAACCAACTACTTTGGCTCAAAACGCTGTCTACAAATTTAACCAATGCTGCAAAAAAATATAAGTCGGTTTTTAATTAA